CTTCTCCAAGAAAATGGCGGGAGGAATTCAGATGTTCTCATGACTGTTGACATGGGGGGCTGTCCTTTTGTTTCCTTATTTATATTTGCCGATATtttcaggggtagtcgaactgcggccctccagatgtccatgaactacaattcccatgagtccctgccagcattgactacCCCTTTTTTAATTATTATGAAAATGTAAGCTTTCTTCATTTCTGAGGGCgtggcagggaagcatggccagctgacttcATTTCCAGGGAccctcaaagcctgaaattgTTTTTAGTGgctcttccatagaatcatagagttggaaggaaccttctgggtcatctcgtccagccccctgcactaggcaggacactcacaaccctctcgctcacccagtgtttccaaggttggaaaaagctaCTCTAGAActttcaaagcaagaaacatCCTGAAGTGGCTTGCTCTTGTGGCCTGTCTCCATGTCATGATtccagatttccttggtggtcccccatccaaatactagctagagccgagctgctgctgctgctgctgctgctgctgctgctgctgcttcttcttcttcttcttcttcttcttcttcttcttcttcttcttcttcttcttcttcttcttcttcttcttcttcttcttcttcttctccttctccttctccttctccttctccttctccttctccttctccttctccttctccttctccttctccttctccttctccttctccttctccttctccttcttctccttcttctgaccTCGAgtacccaggtcagggctggtGGTTGGAATCATACCTCGCAttgtttttctcttccagggaaaTTGGATTATGAAGCCTAAAATGATTAACTGCGCTGGCAAAAGGATGGGTGATTAATTGCAGTGTCTTCAGTCAACCACGGCAGCATCACAAGACAGGGAAAAGAAACAGAGCCAATGCAGGCATCTGTTATTTTCGGTTACGTACTGACATACTGGCGACTGAGCCGGTTTCGCCAGCATGAAATTAATTAAATGTCAAAAGTGTGCATCGTTAAGTATAAACATGAAAGATGAAGAGAATAacccttgaaggggggaaaacgTTTCATAGATTACGGCTGAAATAATCATCTTGGAAAAGAGTGTACAGTGCTAATTATGGCCACAAAGTGGCCCCAAGGGACACGCATGCATGTCTGTCATTTGTCATGGCAACTTGCAGCCATCAGCAGATAAAGATTGGTTGACCAATGCAGCGAGAGACTTTCCATGATGAAAAAGACGGCAGGTTTTCCACTGCCGGTATGCATCTGATGTAAGAACTTctgaagagcccttctggatcaaactatctagtccagcctcctgtctcacccaggggccaaccagctcctctggagatcCAACAACAAGGAatagaggtcgaggccttcctaagaacatcagaagagccctgctgggtcagaccaggggtccatccagtccagcctcctgtctcactcaggggccagccagttcctctggagggccagcaacagggcagagaggccgaggccatcctaagaacatcagaagagccctgctgggtcagaccaggggtccatctagccaagcctcccgtctcactcaggggccagccagttcctctggagggccaacaacagggcatagaggccgaggccttcctaaggatatcagaagagccctgctggatcagaccaggggtccatccagtccaacctcctgtctcactcaggggccagccagttcctctgcagggccagcaacagggcagagaggccgaggccttcctaaggacatcagaagagccctgctgggtcagaccaggggtccatccagtccagcctcccgtctcacacaggggccaaccagttcctctggagggccaacaacagggcagagaggccgaggccttcctaaggacatcaggagagccctgctggatcagaacaggggcccatctagtccagcctcctgtctcacacaggggccagccagttcctctggagggccaacaacagggcagagaggccgaggccttcctaaggacatcaggagagccctgctgggtcagaacaggggcccatctagtccagcctcctgtctcacacaggggccagccagttcctctggagggccaacaacagggtagagaggccgaggccttcctaaggacatcaggagagccctgctgggtcagacgaggggtccatctagtccagcctcctctttcacacagtggccagccagttcctctggagggccaacaacagggcagagaggccgagaccttcctaaggacatcaggagagccctgctggatcagaccaggggtccatctagtccagcctcctctttcacacaggggccagccagtttctctgcagggccagccacagggcagagaggccgagaccttcctaaggacatcaggagagccctgctggatcagaccaggggtccatctagtccagcctcctgtctcacacaggggccagccagttcctctgcagggccagccacagggcatagaggccgaggccttcctaagaacatcagaagagccctgctggatcagaccagtggtccatctagtccagcctcctctttcacacagtggccaaccagttcctctggaggcccaatAGCAGAGcgtagaggccaagaccttcccctaatgttgcctcctggctctgggattcaagggattagtgcctctgaatgtggaggttctcctcaaccaccatggctggtagccgttgatagacttctcctccatgaatttatctaatcctcttttgaaACTGTTTGTTTGTGGGGCCATCATTATATCAACTGGTGGCgaactccacattttaatcaatctATGTGTAAAGTaatctttccttttgtccaccccGAACCTACTGCCCATGGGCATCATCCGATgccctagagtaggggtagtcaacctgtggtcctccagatgtccatggactacaattcccatgagcccctgccagtagacgctggcaggggctcatgggaattctagtccatggatatctggaggaccacaggttgactacctgtgccctagagttctagtatttggggagaggcagAAAAAGTTCTTTtagtcaactctctccaccctgtgTATAAATGTATAAACCACTCTCATGCCCCCCCTTCTCAAACTTCTCTTTTCTGAATGGAAAACTCCCACTCTTCAGCCTTTCACGTTGTTTGTCTTCTTCTGTACTTTGCAAAGTCCATTTTGATGAAGGATATTAATTGGCCGACTTGTGGCAAAGTCTTAGTATCCTAAAAGGTAGCAGAGTGCCTGGTTGGGCTGAGATGCGCGGTGTGGGGCTGAGTCCaggtggtcagaaaacaacaaacaaagaaaagcacattctccCGGGCTGCACTTAACTAATATAGAAAGTACTTATTAGTAGACTTAATTCTACACGTCAAAAGGTATAGAGAAGATTCCTATTcaaatctaaatagctggatgggagagagatgctggaggcatcTCCAGGCCTACCAAGTCGCAGGCTtgagaaatggaagagaagagaaaaggagaaaacagcAACCTGGCCCTCTAGGGATAGGTCAGTTAGATGAGAAAGGGCAgtggtcaagaagaagaagaagaagaagaagaagaagaagaagaagaagaagaagaagaagaagaagaagaagaagaagtggttcttatatgctgcttttctcacctccctcacagggagggaagggaaggcaatggagagaaaagggaaggcgaatgtaagccgctttgagactcctttgggtagagaaaagcgacacataagaaccaactctttttcttcattagtaatctcagggctctctcagcctcccctccctcacagggtgtctgttgtggggagaggaagagaaggcgattgtaagccactttgagcctccttcgggcagtgaaaaacagggtatcaaaaccaacttttcttcctggTGATGGGGTGCTACTCTGAGAAAGCAGTCTAATTGAGTGAGACGACAGTGCGCTTGTGCAAATTGGATACATCCCAAATTGGTTGCTGACTGATCAGCGCCTTGCTTCCAATGGATGCACATGGTGAGAGCCAAACCCAGCGGGTGGTTGAACATAACTAGTTATTGTCAGAAGAAGATGGGCCCGGGGAGAGCCGTGTACACCGTCCTGAGCATTTTGGGAGAAGAGCAGAATACAAATGTCTGAGTGAAATAAGGTCGGAAATCAGCCCAGACTCGAACATTTAATTAATAGTGGGGAAGGTTTACCAATCAGATCTGAGGATAGCCGGACTGTGATTTCCTGTGGCTTTAACATGGTCGGTACTGAACAGAGCTAATCATTTCTTGGTTGTCAAGGCTTCAGTGGACAAGAACTCCAAACAGCAATTTCCCTCCCTTTTTGAGTCTATGCGGTAACtcattattaaaaacaataaaaggaaCAGGGTTAGCCAAAAGTCTATATTTAAtgtcccccgccccccagttCTTTCTGCAGGAACACACAACTGGCTTCAGAAGGAAGATTTCAGTTCTGCCAGCTAATACAGGCCTCATCTAGAATTTATCTAAGAATAGGCTATTGCCTAGGAcaaatggaataataataataaacaaacatctGCTAGAAGGCTCTtagtacctagaatcatagagctggaaggggctgtacaagccatctaatccaaccacctgctcagtggaggatcaacctaaagtttcaatagaatagaatcatagagttggaagggccatctagtccaatcccttgctcagtgcaggatcagcctcaagcatccatagaatagaatcatagagttggaagggccatctagtccaatcccttgctcagtgcaggatcagcctcaagcatccatagaatagaatcatagagttggaagggccatctagtccaactgcctgctcaatgcaggatcaacctaaaacaACTGTTAACTTTGGGGCCGACTACACCGAATGTTGAACTTCCAGGACTAAATCTCCTCAGATTTTGAAGGGGGAAGTCTTAAAGAAAAGCCGTGGGGTTGAGGACGATGGGTCAGAGTTTCTGGTACCGCTTCACTACTTCCCTGATCAAAATATCCCCTCCCCTGAGCTTAACAGAAAAGACAAAACTACGTTACAATTTACATTCTTTCCCATTGTTTGCCCCTCAGAGGATTCTCTCAGGCTTCATTACCGTGTGACCAATCTATTTCCCCTTAACCTTAAACCTCCAGTTGATAGCTAGAAATGTTCTGGTtctacagctgatttccaggtgGTTTATGCCTAGTTTtgaactttgtgggtcttcaaggttcTGCTGGATTCAAACATTGTTTGGCTACTTCCGACCAGCCTGGTACCCAGAATCTTCGAGAACTCAGTCCTGTACACAGTCGGGATGTGTCAAGTCTATGGCTGATGATCATcatcaaaggcaggggtagtcaaactgcggccctccagatgtccatggactacaattcccaagagccccttgccagcgaatgctggcagggggctcttgggaattgtagtccatggacatctggagggccgcagcttgactacccctgatcaaaggCCTTCCGTCTTGTATTTCTGCCTGAGAGCCTTCTGCACGTTTTGGATCTTCTCGGTGATGACAGTGTCACTCAGGTGGTCCCCAAACTTCTGCTTCAGCAGCACCCGAATGATTTTGATGCACCTCTCGTCCATCATGGGCTTGGCTTCCCGGAACGTGTTCCCTCGTCTCCCCGTGATGGAGTGGCTTTGGATGTAGTCAGACGTGAAGAGCATGTAAAGCAGCGTCTTGCAGGCCGTGCTGATTTTCTGGTCGAACCGAACGGCTTCTCGGAGTTGATCGCGGGTGTAGCCATTGAAGAGCTCGTTGACCTCGCAGGGCTGGCGCGGAGGCTCTTGCTCCTTCGGCGAGGAGGCCTCCAGGAGCTGGACTTTCTGCTTCAAGGAGAAGACCTCTTGCTGGAGGCTGAACACCATCCTTTCCAGCTGTTCGATCTTCTCTTCCCTGGAGGGACCGtgcaatttgtttattttatttagttattaccTCTCTTATTTTTAGTCGCCACTCTCCCAAGGGATCTCATGGCTTACATATGtacaaataacaaatataaaatatccaCATTAAAATACCGAAATATGGGGCTATCGCCATGCCACTATTACAACAGCCTGACCTTTGTAGATTACCCTCCAAAGTCCAGCCTAAGCAGTCCAGCCTTACAAGATCTGCAGAAACTAAACAAGCCCAGCAGGGAATGGATGTCATCGGAGAATGCATTCTCCTGGGTaaggggccacaactgagaaggcccttcccctggtgacAGCTAACTGAGCCACCCTGGGGGTGCGTAtttgcaaaaagccccctagatGATGAGTGAAGGGAGCACAGGGGGGGATGTaaagggagaggtggtcctgtaaGTATATGGATCCCAGACCGTTGAAGGATTTGAATTGACTGAGGGCCTTGAATTGGATCCGGAAattaattggtagccagtgcagctgccgcaGAATTGGAGTAACATGAACTGACCGTGATGTTCCTATCAGTAACCCAGAAAACAATGTGGATTCACAGTGTAAAAATTGAAAATGAACAGGCAATCACTGTGATTAATGGTGCCTATGTTTTATAataataactagcaagaaagcccattgcaaccaggaatacaatgggtgctagggcccaggggacaccgggaggtgcagatctctctctttgtgtctctTTCCCTTTTGCTGCATGcgtgtaggagggaagcagggctggtgtgcagtttggagcagctctctctctctctgtctatctctctctccctccatgacaccaggggcagctctctctgtgtctctctctctgtggcagcaggagccatggcaggtaattagggccccttcttaggagggaagcaggtctGGTCAGCACCTTGAagcagctttctctgtgtctctcgctgcctccctcgcagcaggagcaataggagagaatgagggctcgtgttcaggctggcagggctctgtgcatctctctgtctctggcacatctgaaaggaatgtggctagtgtccagggagggagggcaggcgggagctgtaggggcagggccaatcagggtgcagcatacgattggccctattccaactcggacagccggacacgttccaccccccaggctgcttcacaaatatatagaggaaccatggataagtatAATGACATTATCTGTGATCCTTACGTATTGACGAACAAATGATACGGATATCCCTACAGTCAACGGTGAAAACTTTCAGCCTTTTGGGCATCCCCCACCTCTTGCTCAGGCTGAAATGTTTT
The nucleotide sequence above comes from Paroedura picta isolate Pp20150507F chromosome 4, Ppicta_v3.0, whole genome shotgun sequence. Encoded proteins:
- the LOC143836898 gene encoding uncharacterized protein LOC143836898 isoform X2, giving the protein MLEQQNAGRPPPIKRSRKSFPKWYPGSSERKFPNRAFKSILEDGEAGPQHDPVPSSGPGEAQTLSLMAMGSHPHSSNVLHTSPPFLAISASGAYQKVTPRSSPANRDYSPLGSRRKSDDLLVLSEKQVSLKREEKIEQLERMVFSLQQEVFSLKQKVQLLEASSPKEQEPPRQPCEVNELFNGYTRDQLREAVRFDQKISTACKTLLYMLFTSDYIQSHSITGRRGNTFREAKPMMDERCIKIIRVLLKQKFGDHLSDTVITEKIQNVQKALRQKYKTEGL
- the LOC143836898 gene encoding uncharacterized protein LOC143836898 isoform X1, with the protein product MLETRHASPTAEQQNAGRPPPIKRSRKSFPKWYPGSSERKFPNRAFKSILEDGEAGPQHDPVPSSGPGEAQTLSLMAMGSHPHSSNVLHTSPPFLAISASGAYQKVTPRSSPANRDYSPLGSRRKSDDLLVLSEKQVSLKREEKIEQLERMVFSLQQEVFSLKQKVQLLEASSPKEQEPPRQPCEVNELFNGYTRDQLREAVRFDQKISTACKTLLYMLFTSDYIQSHSITGRRGNTFREAKPMMDERCIKIIRVLLKQKFGDHLSDTVITEKIQNVQKALRQKYKTEGL